A part of Thermoflexus hugenholtzii JAD2 genomic DNA contains:
- a CDS encoding ABC transporter permease, which produces MPRRGEVLVAMGVLLVLWHILAALVQRPILPAPFTVGIALVRGFQGELGWHFLASAGRVIISILLSIATAAPLGLLLGLSPGLHRLVSPFLYLLYPIPKVVLVPILILFFGVGDLAKILLIYLILFFQILVLVRDAAAGLRPELLLSVRSLGAGRRALFWFVYLPASLPAILTAVRQSIGTAVAVLYLSELLATRYGLGYYIYIQASTFFDYPAMYGGIVLMSGMGLALYLVVDALERRWCRWQFTS; this is translated from the coding sequence ATGCCGCGTCGCGGCGAAGTGTTAGTGGCCATGGGGGTGCTGCTTGTCCTCTGGCATATCCTGGCGGCGCTGGTCCAGCGTCCCATCCTGCCTGCCCCGTTCACGGTAGGGATTGCTCTGGTGAGGGGTTTCCAAGGAGAGCTGGGATGGCACTTCCTGGCCAGCGCCGGGCGGGTGATCATCAGCATCCTCCTCTCGATTGCCACGGCAGCTCCTCTGGGGTTGCTCTTGGGACTCAGCCCCGGGCTGCACCGGCTGGTTTCTCCTTTCTTGTATCTGCTGTATCCGATCCCCAAGGTCGTGTTGGTGCCGATCCTGATCCTCTTCTTTGGGGTCGGGGACCTGGCCAAGATTCTCCTTATCTATCTGATCCTCTTCTTTCAGATCCTGGTGCTGGTCCGGGATGCAGCAGCGGGCCTGCGGCCAGAGTTGCTTCTCTCCGTCCGCAGCCTGGGAGCGGGGCGGCGGGCTCTCTTCTGGTTCGTTTACCTGCCCGCCTCCCTGCCGGCCATCCTCACGGCGGTGCGCCAGAGCATCGGCACGGCAGTGGCTGTGCTGTATCTGAGCGAGCTCCTGGCCACTCGTTACGGGCTGGGCTACTACATTTACATCCAGGCCAGCACGTTTTTTGACTATCCGGCAATGTATGGCGGGATCGTCTTGATGAGCGGGATGGGGCTGGCTCTATATCTGGTTGTGGACGCGCTGGAGCGGCGCTGGTGTCGCTGGCAGTTCACCTCATAG
- a CDS encoding PrsW family intramembrane metalloprotease, producing the protein MIGLALLLGYLPMVSYALFVWWLDRYEKEPLRLASTAFLWGLLPAILIALLAEVALEPPLEEGLWRDLISSGLIAPLAEETAKGLFLALLFLRRRDEIDSLYDGFLYGSLVGFGFAATENVFYLIGAGIEGGTAAMLALASLRAGIFGLNHAFFTGFTGLGLAMARLSPRGFRRLWAPLVGWGAGVGFHAFHNGVLTLVSHLGDEGSALVGCLTVIAGDWMGALLVFALGLWGLYRERLWITWYLGKEVERGTLPPAVYQECRSAWRRGFRRWGALLRGDWQEWKRLGDLYGAAIELAFRQHQRLALGEQRWEKEIARLRERIRALTAPSRMGDS; encoded by the coding sequence ATGATCGGGCTGGCACTTCTTCTGGGTTATCTTCCCATGGTAAGCTACGCTCTTTTCGTGTGGTGGCTGGATCGCTATGAGAAGGAGCCGCTCCGGCTGGCCTCTACGGCCTTTTTATGGGGACTGCTCCCGGCCATCCTGATCGCACTGCTGGCGGAAGTGGCCCTGGAGCCTCCCCTTGAGGAGGGGCTGTGGAGAGATCTGATCTCCAGCGGTCTGATCGCCCCCCTTGCCGAAGAGACCGCCAAAGGGCTCTTCCTGGCCTTGCTGTTCCTCCGGCGCCGGGATGAGATCGACAGCCTGTATGACGGATTCCTCTATGGCTCCCTGGTGGGCTTTGGTTTCGCGGCGACCGAGAACGTTTTCTATCTGATTGGAGCGGGAATCGAAGGGGGAACCGCAGCGATGCTGGCCCTGGCATCCCTGCGGGCGGGGATCTTCGGCCTGAACCACGCCTTCTTCACCGGCTTCACCGGCCTGGGGTTGGCGATGGCGAGGCTGTCGCCTCGAGGGTTTCGGCGCCTTTGGGCTCCCCTGGTCGGATGGGGCGCAGGGGTCGGCTTCCACGCATTCCATAACGGAGTGCTGACCCTCGTCAGCCATCTGGGGGATGAGGGAAGCGCCCTGGTGGGTTGCCTCACAGTTATAGCAGGGGACTGGATGGGGGCGCTGTTGGTGTTCGCCCTGGGGCTATGGGGACTGTATCGAGAACGTCTCTGGATCACATGGTATCTTGGGAAGGAGGTCGAACGCGGAACCCTGCCTCCAGCGGTCTATCAGGAGTGTCGCTCAGCGTGGCGGCGGGGGTTCCGGCGGTGGGGTGCTCTGTTGCGAGGAGACTGGCAGGAATGGAAGCGATTGGGAGATCTATATGGAGCGGCCATCGAGCTGGCCTTCCGTCAGCATCAGCGGCTTGCGCTGGGGGAACAACGCTGGGAGAAGGAAATCGCACGCCTTCGGGAGAGGATCCGAGCCCTGACCGCTCCTTCAAGGATGGGTGATTCATAA